A region from the Halobacillus mangrovi genome encodes:
- a CDS encoding thiolase family protein, translated as MREVYIVDGVRTAIGRMGGTLKDIEVDFLSSSVMEEVLQRSDLQGEEVDEVIWGNAKQSSDTPNLAHLASLRAGFPIEVPGYTVHRQCGSGLQSINNAAQQIMSGLVEVVVAGGGESMSTAPYYLRKARYGYGAGNAELVDPNTESQPRAQPIEEYGNLTMGLTAENLAEKYNIDRMRQDKFALNSQKKANAAIENGHFKDEILPFKVKQKRNTIIFDTDEHPRKTSMEKLTKLPAVFKEGGSVTPGNASGRNDGAAALVVVSEDVVKRKGLKPRARIISQAVSGVDPSIMGIGPVPATNKALKQAGLKMEDIDLIELNEAFAAQSLAVIEELGIDESKLNVNGGAIALGHPIGATGAVLMVKLLHEMERRGSRYGLVTLCIGGGQGISTVVENLRV; from the coding sequence ATGAGAGAGGTATATATTGTGGATGGAGTGAGAACCGCTATAGGTCGCATGGGAGGAACTCTGAAAGATATTGAAGTAGACTTTTTATCTAGTAGTGTGATGGAAGAAGTACTCCAACGTTCAGACCTTCAAGGTGAAGAAGTAGATGAGGTAATTTGGGGGAACGCAAAACAAAGCTCGGATACTCCTAATCTAGCACATCTTGCCTCCTTGCGAGCAGGCTTTCCAATAGAGGTGCCAGGATATACAGTACATCGTCAGTGTGGGTCTGGCCTACAATCTATTAATAATGCTGCTCAACAAATTATGTCCGGTTTAGTAGAGGTTGTTGTAGCAGGTGGAGGTGAGAGTATGAGTACTGCTCCATACTATTTACGTAAGGCAAGGTACGGTTATGGAGCAGGAAATGCAGAACTCGTTGATCCAAATACAGAAAGTCAACCTAGAGCCCAGCCTATTGAAGAATACGGTAATTTAACGATGGGCTTAACTGCTGAAAATCTTGCAGAAAAATATAATATTGATAGAATGCGCCAAGATAAATTTGCTTTAAATAGTCAGAAGAAAGCAAACGCAGCAATAGAAAATGGACATTTTAAAGATGAAATTCTTCCTTTTAAAGTAAAACAAAAGAGAAATACTATAATTTTTGATACAGATGAACATCCACGTAAAACGTCTATGGAAAAATTAACAAAATTACCTGCTGTTTTTAAAGAAGGCGGATCGGTTACCCCAGGGAATGCAAGTGGGAGGAATGACGGCGCTGCTGCTCTAGTGGTTGTATCGGAGGATGTTGTGAAACGCAAGGGATTAAAACCAAGAGCTCGTATTATTTCTCAAGCAGTATCTGGAGTAGACCCTTCTATTATGGGGATTGGCCCTGTTCCTGCAACGAATAAAGCTCTGAAACAGGCCGGTTTAAAGATGGAGGATATTGATTTAATTGAACTGAATGAAGCCTTTGCTGCACAGAGCTTAGCAGTAATTGAAGAGTTAGGCATTGATGAAAGTAAGTTAAACGTTAATGGGGGAGCCATTGCATTAGGCCATCCTATTGGGGCGACAGGTGCAGTTTTGATGGTGAAATTATTGCATGAAATGGAAAGAAGAGGTTCACGTTATGGCTTGGTAACGTTATGTATTGGGGGAGGTCAGGGAATTTCTACTGTAGTGGAAAATCTACGTGTTTAG
- a CDS encoding TRAP transporter permease, translating into MASASTDSKAKEQITQENTNEKFRNAQGWIARFITFIAISMSIFHLYTAVFGVFESFLQRSAHLGFAMILSFAIYKPSKRLNQTKIPWYDVLAILMTVGIFIYFAINAENIASRMSYVEELSQLQIVIGMIAGLLLLEVTRRVVGTALMLIVVTCLAYALWGQYIPGFLSHKDFTFMWIIDHLFYTTGGVFSIPLGVSATFIFIFVFFGKFLEITGAGKFFIDLSVAAMGKYRGGPAKTAIFASSTMGTISGSAVANTVTTGAFTIPMMKKTGYNKEFAGAVESVSSSGGQIMPPIMGASAFIIASYVGVPYTAVALAGIIPALLYYLCLFFQVDLRAKRKGLRGLRKDELPNLKRVLIEGYLFFIPLLVIVFFLMNGNSPMRAGLYAIVSVILVASLKSSTRLSLKKIIDGLDLGARAVLETAIACGAAGMVIGVLSLTGLGLKFSGLILTLAGGSLFLTLIFTMISSIILGMGLPTVAAYIVQVALTVPALIELGVAPLAAHMFVFYFAIISAITPPVSLAAFAAAGIAGSDPMRTGITALRLGIAAFIVPFIFVYGPSILLIGDALTIIITLVTAILGIIAMAAAAEGWVFRHAVWYERLMLFLGAVSLVYTGVISDLLGLGFLLIVFVLQKYTLNGNFKEIKKAQ; encoded by the coding sequence TTGGCGAGTGCAAGTACGGACTCAAAGGCTAAAGAACAGATAACCCAGGAGAATACTAACGAAAAATTTCGTAATGCTCAAGGGTGGATAGCCAGATTTATAACCTTCATAGCAATTTCAATGTCTATATTTCACTTATACACGGCTGTATTTGGAGTATTTGAATCATTCTTGCAAAGATCTGCACATTTAGGGTTTGCTATGATTCTTTCATTTGCCATATATAAGCCATCTAAACGGTTAAATCAAACGAAGATACCTTGGTATGATGTGTTAGCGATACTTATGACGGTTGGAATATTTATTTATTTTGCCATAAATGCAGAAAATATTGCATCCCGTATGTCTTATGTAGAAGAGCTCTCCCAACTTCAAATCGTTATAGGTATGATAGCTGGACTCTTGCTATTAGAAGTTACTCGACGAGTTGTAGGGACTGCATTGATGCTGATTGTAGTAACATGTCTTGCTTATGCCTTATGGGGACAATATATTCCTGGCTTTTTATCTCATAAAGATTTTACGTTTATGTGGATAATTGATCACCTCTTTTATACTACTGGTGGAGTATTTAGTATTCCTTTAGGAGTTTCTGCCACGTTTATATTCATATTCGTGTTTTTTGGGAAATTTCTTGAGATTACGGGTGCAGGGAAGTTTTTTATCGACTTGTCTGTGGCAGCTATGGGAAAGTATCGTGGTGGACCAGCTAAAACAGCTATATTTGCAAGTTCAACCATGGGAACGATATCTGGAAGCGCAGTAGCAAATACAGTAACCACAGGTGCCTTCACCATACCTATGATGAAAAAAACCGGTTATAATAAAGAATTTGCTGGTGCTGTAGAATCTGTTTCATCATCTGGGGGACAAATCATGCCTCCAATCATGGGGGCTTCTGCTTTCATCATTGCTTCTTATGTTGGAGTTCCTTATACAGCCGTAGCTCTTGCTGGGATCATTCCTGCATTACTCTACTACCTTTGTTTATTTTTTCAAGTGGATCTACGTGCGAAACGAAAAGGTTTGCGAGGATTGAGAAAAGATGAACTTCCAAACTTAAAAAGAGTTTTAATTGAGGGATATCTTTTCTTTATTCCGTTACTAGTGATTGTGTTTTTCCTAATGAACGGAAATTCTCCAATGAGAGCAGGTTTGTACGCAATTGTTTCGGTCATCCTTGTTGCCTCATTAAAATCAAGTACCCGTTTATCTTTGAAAAAAATCATTGATGGACTAGATTTAGGAGCGAGAGCTGTATTAGAAACAGCAATTGCATGTGGTGCTGCTGGAATGGTTATCGGCGTGCTAAGTTTGACGGGTCTAGGATTGAAGTTTAGCGGGCTAATTTTAACTTTAGCTGGAGGAAGTTTATTTTTAACTCTAATATTTACTATGATTAGTTCCATTATTTTAGGAATGGGCTTACCCACAGTCGCTGCTTATATAGTACAAGTAGCTTTAACTGTTCCTGCCCTTATTGAATTAGGAGTCGCACCACTTGCAGCCCATATGTTCGTTTTTTACTTCGCCATTATATCAGCAATTACCCCGCCTGTTTCTCTAGCTGCTTTTGCGGCGGCAGGAATTGCTGGTTCAGATCCTATGCGAACAGGAATAACTGCTTTACGTCTAGGGATTGCAGCTTTTATCGTACCGTTTATATTCGTTTACGGCCCTTCTATTTTATTAATAGGAGATGCATTAACGATTATCATTACGCTAGTTACTGCAATCCTTGGAATTATAGCTATGGCCGCAGCAGCAGAAGGATGGGTTTTCCGCCATGCAGTTTGGTACGAGAGGTTAATGCTATTTCTAGGTGCAGTTTCACTTGTTTACACAGGCGTGATATCTGATTTACTAGGTTTAGGGTTTCTCTTAATCGTATTCGTATTACAGAAATACACGTTAAATGGGAATTTTAAAGAAATAAAAAAAGCGCAATGA
- a CDS encoding DUF4429 domain-containing protein, which produces MKRTFDFKYGGKVHIVVDEVFITFYRKGKSAKFYKKNGMKPKESILIEDIIGIQYKEPGMLSGYIRFVLETDKQVKIHKPLTDHNSIVFDKKEIRQAEQLKALVEGLIQNYAGKQEVASSIGAATEIEKLHELKQKGIITDKQFEEQKEKLLQ; this is translated from the coding sequence ATGAAACGAACATTTGATTTCAAATATGGTGGTAAGGTGCATATTGTTGTTGATGAAGTGTTTATAACCTTTTATAGAAAAGGCAAATCTGCGAAGTTTTATAAAAAGAATGGCATGAAGCCTAAAGAGTCCATCCTAATTGAGGATATTATTGGCATACAATATAAAGAGCCAGGAATGCTTTCTGGATATATTCGCTTTGTACTTGAAACGGATAAACAAGTCAAAATCCATAAGCCTTTAACCGATCACAACTCTATTGTTTTTGACAAAAAGGAAATTCGACAAGCAGAACAATTAAAAGCCCTTGTGGAGGGTCTAATTCAAAACTATGCAGGTAAACAAGAGGTTGCTTCCTCAATAGGTGCTGCCACTGAAATAGAGAAACTTCATGAATTAAAACAAAAAGGTATCATTACTGATAAACAATTTGAAGAGCAAAAGGAAAAATTATTACAGTAA
- a CDS encoding 3-oxoacid CoA-transferase subunit B, with protein sequence MLRKGGITLQKILQKRVKIARRLADELKKDQVVNVGVGIPTLVPNYLEDTQVYIHSENGLLGMGPNAQNEDIDMDLISASKKPVTMIQGASLFDSSQSFAMIRGGHIDVAVLGALQVDETGEIANWAVPGERILGVGGAMDLVAGAKTIIVGLSHQAKNGDPKIVQKLTCPSSGSRKVDMVVTERAVFDVKDGKMFLKEMDPTISIEDLKKMTSAHFEVSSDLSKNY encoded by the coding sequence ATGTTAAGAAAGGGGGGCATTACGTTGCAGAAAATTCTTCAAAAACGAGTCAAGATTGCTAGGCGATTAGCTGATGAATTGAAAAAAGATCAAGTAGTTAATGTTGGAGTAGGGATACCTACATTAGTACCTAATTACTTAGAAGACACACAGGTATACATCCATTCTGAGAATGGCCTATTGGGTATGGGCCCTAATGCACAGAATGAAGATATTGATATGGACTTAATTAGTGCGAGTAAAAAACCAGTCACAATGATACAGGGAGCTTCGTTGTTTGATAGTTCACAATCTTTTGCCATGATACGCGGTGGGCATATAGATGTAGCTGTATTAGGTGCCTTACAGGTAGATGAAACAGGGGAAATTGCTAATTGGGCTGTTCCAGGAGAGCGTATTTTAGGAGTCGGTGGTGCAATGGACCTTGTTGCTGGTGCAAAAACAATCATAGTGGGGTTGAGCCATCAAGCGAAAAACGGTGATCCAAAGATAGTACAAAAATTGACGTGTCCTAGCAGTGGTTCTCGAAAAGTTGATATGGTGGTAACTGAAAGAGCAGTTTTTGATGTAAAAGACGGAAAAATGTTTTTAAAAGAAATGGATCCAACTATCTCAATAGAGGATTTAAAAAAAATGACGAGTGCCCATTTTGAAGTTTCGTCTGACCTTTCAAAAAATTATTAA
- a CDS encoding NUMOD4 domain-containing protein: MDTQTLNKINEITSVGEWKDVEGYPNYMVNTDGAVLSKTNGKILYLSVLITKNVDLRYFDHSHTLFNYMYSNSFLKL; the protein is encoded by the coding sequence ATGGATACACAAACTTTAAATAAAATAAATGAAATTACATCTGTTGGTGAATGGAAAGATGTTGAAGGTTATCCCAATTATATGGTAAATACAGATGGCGCGGTGTTAAGTAAAACTAATGGTAAAATATTGTATCTATCAGTTTTAATAACTAAGAACGTTGATTTAAGGTATTTTGACCATTCTCACACCCTCTTTAATTACATGTATTCCAACAGCTTTCTAAAGCTATAA
- a CDS encoding IclR family transcriptional regulator, whose product MGAHTTEKKVENEKKYMIPAIVSAGEILNFLSKRKNKNAKLTQISKSLGINQSTCYRILRTLTEMKLLDHDLETKTFRLGPYLIVLGSRASEFLDYMSIAKDYLKTAAKITKSTCAIVQRVDNEWFCLDKEEFNSPITVTIKIGQRFKLNSGATGKLFLAYLEEEERRQIIDEIGLFKHTEQTITEEEELEKELREIKKRGYSMSLGEHIPGVNGLSFPILDQHGEMQFGINVATLEGDLDKLKEMAEEMKALSLELSNKIYL is encoded by the coding sequence ATGGGTGCGCATACAACAGAGAAAAAAGTTGAAAATGAAAAAAAATACATGATACCTGCAATTGTTTCTGCAGGTGAAATTCTGAACTTTTTAAGTAAGCGCAAAAACAAAAATGCAAAGTTAACTCAGATTAGTAAGAGTTTAGGGATTAATCAAAGCACCTGTTATCGAATATTAAGAACGTTAACAGAGATGAAATTACTAGACCACGATTTGGAAACTAAAACTTTTAGACTTGGTCCCTACCTTATTGTTTTAGGGAGCCGTGCTTCTGAATTTTTAGACTATATGTCTATTGCGAAGGATTATCTAAAGACAGCGGCCAAAATAACCAAAAGCACATGTGCAATTGTGCAAAGAGTGGATAATGAATGGTTTTGTTTAGATAAAGAAGAATTCAATTCACCTATTACAGTCACAATTAAAATTGGACAACGCTTTAAACTAAATAGTGGAGCTACAGGAAAACTATTTTTAGCATACTTAGAAGAGGAGGAGAGAAGGCAAATAATTGATGAAATTGGTTTATTTAAACATACTGAACAGACAATTACTGAAGAAGAAGAATTAGAAAAGGAACTGAGAGAGATTAAGAAGAGAGGATATTCAATGAGTTTGGGAGAGCATATTCCAGGTGTAAATGGACTATCTTTCCCGATTTTGGACCAACATGGGGAAATGCAATTTGGTATTAACGTAGCTACCTTGGAGGGAGATCTAGATAAGCTAAAAGAGATGGCGGAAGAAATGAAAGCGCTATCTTTAGAGCTTTCTAATAAAATCTATCTATAA
- a CDS encoding 3-hydroxyacyl-CoA dehydrogenase family protein, whose amino-acid sequence MNQICVIGAGTMGRGIAYLGAINGLEVTINDISQEALEQAKTYIEQTMHKSTEKGFISKERVEDYLSNLTYTEDLDKAVDQVDFVIEAVFENMELKINMFRQLDELCDNYTILATNTSTMSPTEIAASTSRPDQCIAMHFFNPVHKMKLIELIKGLDTSQETVEKAQELGRIMGKETVEVNEFPGFVTSRMNCLIGNEAMNMLMEGVASVEDIDKAMKLGLNHPMGPLELADLVGLDSRLRNMEYLHATLGEKYRPSPLLTKYVKSGRKGRKSGHGFYDYY is encoded by the coding sequence ATGAATCAAATATGCGTAATTGGCGCCGGCACAATGGGCAGAGGTATAGCCTATTTAGGGGCGATCAATGGACTGGAAGTGACAATTAATGATATTAGCCAAGAAGCGCTTGAACAAGCAAAAACGTATATAGAACAGACCATGCATAAAAGCACTGAAAAAGGCTTTATATCAAAAGAAAGAGTAGAAGATTATTTATCCAATCTCACTTATACGGAAGATCTTGATAAAGCAGTAGATCAAGTAGATTTTGTCATCGAAGCCGTTTTTGAAAATATGGAATTGAAAATCAACATGTTCCGGCAGTTGGATGAATTATGTGATAATTACACCATTTTGGCGACAAACACTTCAACAATGAGTCCTACAGAGATAGCCGCCTCTACCTCGAGACCTGACCAATGTATTGCCATGCATTTTTTTAACCCTGTTCACAAAATGAAATTGATTGAACTCATTAAGGGACTTGACACATCGCAAGAAACAGTAGAAAAAGCTCAGGAGCTTGGGAGAATAATGGGGAAAGAGACAGTAGAAGTCAACGAATTTCCTGGCTTTGTAACCAGTCGCATGAATTGTTTAATTGGCAACGAAGCCATGAATATGTTGATGGAAGGTGTAGCTTCAGTAGAAGATATCGATAAAGCGATGAAGTTAGGATTAAATCACCCAATGGGTCCGTTAGAACTTGCAGACTTAGTCGGTCTAGATTCTCGCTTGCGTAATATGGAATATCTCCATGCGACATTAGGAGAGAAGTATCGACCTTCACCACTACTTACCAAATATGTAAAATCAGGCAGGAAAGGAAGGAAATCGGGTCATGGATTCTATGACTATTATTAG
- a CDS encoding CoA transferase subunit A, which translates to MEKLIDSKEAVRLVKTDDRILVGGFGLSGTPLTLIDDLSKHSAEDLSIISNNLGEEGKGLGKLLLSQKIKKAIGSYFTTNRDAVEAWSEGKLEIELIPQGTLAEAIRAGGAGIGGFYTKTALGTKLAENKEVREIEGEDYLFQPAIKGDVALIKAEKADHLGNLVYNKTANNFNSVMATAGKTVIAEVDRIVHQDTLAPEEIQTPHVYVDYLVINRYVKKGGHYVAENSSKTSQDC; encoded by the coding sequence ATGGAAAAGCTTATTGATTCAAAAGAAGCCGTAAGACTTGTGAAAACGGATGATCGTATTTTAGTGGGTGGGTTTGGTCTTTCAGGTACCCCCTTGACTCTGATTGATGACCTCAGTAAACACTCAGCAGAGGACCTGTCAATTATAAGTAATAATTTAGGAGAAGAAGGCAAAGGTTTAGGAAAATTGCTTTTGTCTCAAAAAATTAAAAAAGCGATTGGGTCTTATTTTACAACTAATCGTGATGCTGTTGAAGCATGGTCGGAGGGAAAACTGGAAATCGAGTTGATCCCCCAGGGGACTCTCGCAGAAGCTATTCGTGCGGGAGGAGCAGGAATTGGAGGTTTTTATACAAAAACAGCTCTCGGTACAAAATTAGCTGAAAATAAAGAGGTACGGGAAATAGAAGGTGAAGATTATTTATTCCAACCAGCTATAAAAGGAGATGTAGCACTAATAAAAGCTGAAAAAGCAGACCATTTAGGGAATTTAGTCTATAACAAAACAGCTAATAATTTTAATTCTGTTATGGCTACTGCGGGTAAAACGGTGATAGCTGAAGTGGATAGGATCGTTCATCAAGACACTCTAGCACCCGAGGAAATCCAGACCCCCCATGTTTATGTAGATTATTTAGTTATCAATAGGTATGTTAAGAAAGGGGGGCATTACGTTGCAGAAAATTCTTCAAAAACGAGTCAAGATTGCTAG
- a CDS encoding SDR family NAD(P)-dependent oxidoreductase, protein MGQLSNKVVLITGGSKGIGKEIAKTFAKEGAKVCILDIDQEAINNTTQEFNNENYEVHPFLADITNREQVENTIDEIGRVFSRIDILVNNAGITRDNLLFKMTDEDWNLVLDVHMTGSFICSQIVQKYMVEQKFGRIINISSASALGRKGQANYSAVKAGLQGFTKTLAMELGKFGITVNAVAPGFIETDMTKALAERLGVDYSDLINDKKKEIPVNRPGSPADVAYSALFFALDTSSFVNGQVLYVAGGPKT, encoded by the coding sequence GTGGGGCAACTTAGTAATAAAGTGGTACTTATAACTGGTGGAAGTAAAGGAATCGGAAAGGAAATTGCAAAGACTTTTGCTAAGGAAGGTGCGAAGGTTTGTATCTTAGATATTGACCAGGAAGCTATAAATAATACTACTCAAGAATTTAATAATGAAAATTATGAAGTGCACCCTTTTCTTGCGGACATAACCAATAGAGAGCAAGTGGAAAATACGATAGACGAAATAGGACGGGTTTTTTCGAGGATAGATATCCTAGTCAATAATGCGGGAATCACAAGGGACAATCTATTATTTAAAATGACAGATGAAGATTGGAATCTTGTATTGGATGTTCACATGACGGGTTCATTTATTTGTAGTCAGATTGTCCAAAAATATATGGTCGAACAAAAGTTTGGAAGAATCATTAATATTTCTTCTGCATCTGCTCTTGGAAGAAAAGGACAAGCTAATTATTCTGCTGTGAAAGCTGGATTACAAGGGTTTACAAAAACCTTAGCTATGGAACTTGGAAAATTTGGAATAACTGTTAATGCTGTTGCACCTGGCTTTATTGAAACAGATATGACAAAAGCTTTGGCTGAAAGGTTGGGCGTAGATTATAGTGATTTAATAAATGATAAAAAGAAGGAAATACCGGTGAATCGACCAGGGAGCCCAGCAGATGTAGCGTATTCAGCTCTATTCTTTGCTTTGGATACTTCATCATTTGTTAATGGCCAAGTGCTATATGTGGCAGGTGGACCCAAAACCTAA
- a CDS encoding gamma carbonic anhydrase: MLYAYKGSTPNIHEKAYIADYTVITGDVTIGEETSVWFNTTIRGDVAPTIIGKRVNIQDNSVLHQSPNLPLFIEDDVTIGHSVILHSCTIKENALIGMGTTVLDGAVIGEGALIGAGSLVPTDKEIPANCLAFGRPAKVVRELNEKDRKDMKRIIREYAEKGQYYKDLSPL; the protein is encoded by the coding sequence ATGTTGTATGCTTATAAAGGTTCCACTCCTAATATCCATGAAAAAGCATATATTGCAGACTACACTGTAATAACTGGAGATGTAACCATCGGAGAAGAAACAAGCGTTTGGTTCAACACAACAATTCGAGGGGATGTAGCACCTACGATTATTGGTAAACGTGTCAATATTCAAGATAATTCAGTTCTCCATCAATCTCCTAATTTACCCCTGTTCATAGAAGATGATGTCACAATTGGACATAGCGTGATCTTACACAGCTGCACTATAAAAGAAAACGCTTTAATTGGTATGGGAACTACAGTATTAGATGGTGCCGTAATAGGAGAAGGAGCTTTAATTGGTGCAGGCAGCCTCGTTCCAACAGACAAAGAAATCCCAGCCAATTGTTTAGCGTTTGGTAGGCCAGCGAAAGTCGTAAGAGAATTGAACGAAAAGGATAGGAAGGATATGAAAAGGATTATAAGAGAATACGCAGAAAAAGGGCAATATTATAAGGATCTCTCCCCCTTATAG
- a CDS encoding MFS transporter, giving the protein MKDDMSSNRKILIGLSSAAFLGPFTQTIYTPSLSEVGHFFTANPLMVNLTISLYTIILAFSQFIIGPLSDKRGRRRTLLPGLLIFLIGSMICFLTTNYTIFLIGRSLQALGISAGSVVAAAVIGDIYPPDKRSGAMSVYQTMIFLGPVLGPILGSLIAAYVHWQWVFAVLSLGALVSYIYNRLILHETLEEGTSSRKITSKTFKKILSNKAGLSIMVLAFFQFYGYYTYLVFLPSLLDHFFHVSLVMKGLLFLPLTVGIALGTIVGGKLQVHLTRKAIMVSASYGIGATVLLFSLCLTLQLLTMPMLVFFLLTYGVLLGASLPAQTTILINIFGEEKGTAMGVYNFIRFVGTAVAPLIGAYLYKIAGWYALYDTLFICLFLAGIFVHKYMFDPYEKSAQVI; this is encoded by the coding sequence ATGAAAGATGACATGTCGAGCAACAGAAAAATACTAATTGGTCTTTCATCTGCTGCTTTTTTAGGCCCCTTTACTCAAACGATTTATACACCGAGTTTGTCAGAAGTTGGGCATTTTTTTACAGCAAATCCATTAATGGTTAACCTAACCATCTCTTTGTACACCATTATATTAGCCTTTAGTCAATTTATTATTGGTCCTTTATCAGATAAAAGAGGAAGAAGGAGAACGTTATTACCTGGTCTTCTTATATTTCTGATAGGATCAATGATTTGTTTTTTGACTACAAACTATACAATTTTTTTAATTGGAAGATCCTTGCAAGCACTTGGGATCAGTGCTGGGTCAGTGGTTGCTGCGGCAGTGATCGGTGATATTTATCCACCGGATAAACGTAGTGGAGCAATGAGTGTTTATCAAACGATGATCTTTTTAGGCCCTGTGTTAGGACCTATTTTGGGGAGTTTAATTGCTGCCTATGTTCATTGGCAATGGGTCTTTGCTGTGCTTAGCTTAGGAGCCCTTGTAAGTTACATATATAATCGTTTGATTCTTCATGAAACGCTAGAAGAAGGTACTTCATCAAGGAAAATTACCTCAAAGACTTTTAAAAAGATCCTCTCTAATAAAGCAGGACTCTCCATTATGGTATTAGCTTTTTTTCAATTTTATGGGTATTATACTTACCTAGTGTTTTTACCTAGTTTGTTAGACCATTTTTTTCATGTTTCTTTAGTAATGAAAGGTCTGCTCTTTTTGCCCCTTACTGTTGGGATTGCGCTTGGTACTATTGTGGGCGGTAAACTTCAGGTTCATTTAACGCGTAAAGCAATTATGGTTTCTGCTTCATATGGAATAGGTGCGACAGTTTTATTATTTTCCCTGTGTTTAACTTTACAACTACTAACTATGCCCATGCTAGTCTTTTTTCTATTAACCTATGGCGTTTTACTGGGAGCAAGCTTACCTGCCCAAACTACAATCCTCATTAATATATTTGGTGAGGAAAAGGGAACAGCTATGGGAGTATATAACTTTATTCGATTTGTTGGAACAGCAGTTGCGCCTTTAATCGGTGCTTACCTTTACAAAATAGCTGGTTGGTATGCACTGTATGATACGCTATTTATTTGTTTATTCCTTGCAGGGATATTCGTCCATAAATATATGTTTGACCCATATGAAAAATCGGCCCAAGTAATTTAA
- a CDS encoding TAXI family TRAP transporter solute-binding subunit, with protein sequence MKKTFSLFLIALLTILATACGSNSDTAAKDKEDANATPKELPSDLAFGASSQGGLWYPLAGAMGNEISNNNPDTSVTVIEGGTIANLLGISQDQIDIGFSNGQVIPSAIEGKGEFKKPAKNLKTLATLYPNVMHIVVRADSDIHSIEDLKGKKVSPGLKGYSGELAFKKILEVNDMSYDDLGAVEYVGTADAVNLIRDGNLDSYVGLLTAPVSSFQELDTTVGIRLIPLDQSTIDKMHEANPAYLEYTVKKGTYPNSKNDVKTVSTFTVMVANSNTISEESAYKLTKMVVENKEKWTNLSKTLSDFNAKFSVENNIGELHPGAKRYYKEIGALE encoded by the coding sequence ATGAAGAAAACTTTCTCACTATTTCTAATTGCATTGTTGACCATTCTAGCTACTGCTTGTGGAAGTAATTCAGACACAGCAGCTAAAGATAAAGAAGATGCTAATGCTACACCAAAAGAATTGCCGTCTGACCTTGCATTTGGTGCTTCATCTCAAGGTGGGCTATGGTACCCTCTGGCAGGAGCAATGGGAAATGAGATTTCAAATAATAACCCAGATACATCTGTTACGGTAATTGAAGGCGGAACAATTGCGAATCTATTAGGTATTTCACAAGATCAAATAGATATAGGGTTTAGTAATGGCCAAGTTATCCCTTCAGCAATAGAAGGAAAAGGTGAGTTTAAGAAACCAGCAAAAAATCTAAAGACACTTGCTACATTGTATCCAAACGTTATGCATATTGTCGTACGTGCTGATTCTGATATTCATTCAATTGAGGATTTAAAAGGGAAAAAAGTCAGTCCTGGTCTGAAAGGCTATAGTGGAGAGCTTGCATTTAAGAAAATTCTAGAAGTCAATGATATGAGTTATGATGACCTAGGAGCAGTAGAATATGTAGGTACTGCTGATGCAGTAAACTTAATACGTGATGGTAATCTCGATTCTTATGTTGGTTTATTGACAGCACCAGTTTCCTCTTTTCAAGAATTAGATACAACAGTTGGTATTCGCCTTATTCCATTAGATCAATCTACTATAGATAAGATGCATGAAGCCAACCCTGCCTATCTAGAGTATACGGTTAAAAAAGGAACTTATCCAAATTCGAAAAATGATGTCAAAACAGTCTCAACATTTACAGTTATGGTAGCAAACTCGAATACGATCAGTGAAGAAAGCGCATACAAATTAACTAAGATGGTAGTAGAAAATAAAGAAAAATGGACAAATTTATCCAAGACCCTTTCTGATTTTAATGCAAAGTTTTCAGTTGAAAATAATATCGGCGAACTGCATCCAGGGGCAAAACGTTACTATAAAGAAATTGGTGCCTTAGAGTAA